The Acidobacteriota bacterium nucleotide sequence TTGGGCCCGTGAGCTGGACTGTATCCGGGTGAAGGGAAAAACCGAGCCGGTCTCGATTTTTGAACTGGTTGGAATTCGCGAAGGCCCACTGGCTGATCAGTTGTCGGAGCACCAGATGCAGGTGATTGATTACTATCAACTGGGGCTTGAACTGTATCGCCGCCGAGAGTTTACGCGGGCCCTGCGGGAATTTAACCGCGTCCTCCAGATGGCGCCCGATGATAAACCAGCCTTGCTCCATAAGGAGCGCTGCTGGCATTTGATCTCGGCTCCCCCGTCTGAAAATTGGGATTGTGTGTGGACCATGACGGAAAAATAAGGATGGATTTGAGTCAGTCGTCAGTTGTTCACTAACTCCAGTTCTTTGAGTTGCTTACCTGCTCATTCATACGAGCAATTCATTCCAGGATAGTATAAAAATTACCTGCCTGCCCCTGTTGGATAATTGAGCCAGAGCGACCTGATTCCGTTTCAACGGCAACTTCCAGACAAAGGATTTCTAAACCATGAACAATGTACCCGCCAAAGTATTGAATGCGTCAGTGGAAGGACTCAACATAAAACCTGGAACCTTCCGGGACCAATTGGACAAAGAGGGCACCCTGCTGCTGTTCCTGCGCCATTTTGGCTGAGTGTTCCCACGGGAGAGCGTAAAGGATTTACGCCAGATTGTTGCAACCCAACCCGACTATCCTCCGATTGTGTTTGTGGTTCAGGGCTTAGTTGAAGAAGGAAAAGCCTTTTTTGATGGACTGTGGCCCGAAGCCAGGGCAATTTCCGATCCGGATTTTCAGTTGTACAAAGCATTTGGGATCAAACGCGGGAATTTAGCCCAGATTTTTGGTCCGAGCGCACTGGTCTGTGGCTTACGTGCTGCCGCAAAAGGAAATTTTGTTGGAAAACCAATGGGTGACCCGCGGATGATGCCCGGTGCCTTTGTGGTAAATCAAAAAGGAAAAGTGCTCTGGCACCACAAGTTTCAAAATGTAGGCGATCACCCCGATTTTTCCAAAATCCCGGAATTTCTGGCGACCTGACCATCTGACAAACTGACAGGGTGACAAGGTGACTTTTTGACAAGGTGACTTTTTGACAGATGAACCTGCAAAAGACAACTGGTGTTATTTTGTCACTTTGTCACTTTGTCACTTTGTCACCTTGTCACCTTGTCACCTTGTCACCTTGTCACCTGTCACCTTGTCACTTTGTCATTCTTCATTCTTCACCTCTTCCCACCGGGAGCGGCACTGCTCGGAAATTTCCTTCATTGTCTCACCTCCAGCCTGTCGGGCACGAACATAGGCAATCAACGAGGCGATTTGTGGAATCGGAGAAACGAACAATGAGCTGATTGTTTGAAAAAACGGTAGGACCGCCTGATTATAAACTTCTTGATAATGAGGCGAGACTTTAATCACGCTGTGTGCCAGTTGATTGCCGATGGCTGGCAGGAGGAATCCCGCAATTAAGGCATTGACAATCATCACTCCCGCCACCGTAAACCACAGGCGATTTACAAGTTCTTTTGAGCGCTTCAAAGCTGCCAGTCCGGAATAGCCTTCAATCAGAAAGACTGGAATCGTAAACGAGAACGTCACCATTGCCCATAAAACTGGAAAGAAACACAGACAACCAGCCAGGGTCATCGCCCCCATATACCAGACCACCGTTTTCAAAAGTGGCTTTATATTTTTTTTCAGAACCATCAGTAATGGCCGAAGGGAGACCTTTTTCACCTGGACTGCCAGCAATTGCACCACAATTGGGGCAAACAAACACGAAATGAAAGAGTGAATAATGCCTCCGACCCCAAGTAATAATTCAAAAAACTTGGACTCCTTCACCGCATCGGGACCCATGGTCGCCCATCGGTTGATGTTAAAGACCAGATATAGAAACCCAACCAGAATCATTGGGGCATGGGAGATCACTGAAATCCACAGAAATGTCCGAAAATACTGGTTATAGAGGCTAACTCCCTGGCTCACGAATGACCAAAACCCTTCAGTCCGGGCACGGAACGCACTGGCAAATGCCGTGGCGGATTGTGGCCGCTGGGTTGGCTCCTTGGCCATGGCGGAAAGAACCAGTTTGGCAATTCGCTTGGGAACTTTGGGTTTTTTGGGAAATGGCGGGGGCGGTTCGGTTTGATGTTTGACCAGGAGTTGCGAGGTGTCGCCGCGAAAGGGCGGCTCACCCGTCAGCATCTGGTAGACAATCACTCCCAGGCTGTAGAGGTCTGAGCGGGTATCAACTTCTTCGCCCCGACATTGTTCCGGAGACATATACATCGGGGTTCCCATCACTGATCCGAGCCGGGTAATCTGGCTGTCTCCGGTATGGCGCGTTGATAACAGCGACCCGGATGAACGAGCCCCAGAACCCGACGCATACCCATGCGTTCCGCTTCCCCCTGTCGGCTGGATTTTGGTGCTTCCTTCTGAATCAAAGCTGAGCGGAGAAGAACTCAATTCAGCCGGAGCGGGCTGCATCATCGTTGCCGCTTCGGTTTGGGCCGAGGCAAGTTGTCGCTCAGTCACTACCCCGCCAGCATCAACAGGCTGGACAGTCGGTTTGATAAAGGTGGCGGCTTCTGAAACTTCCTCGGTCACATTGGGAAATGTGGTTGAGTCACGTATTTCAAGTTGAGCCAGTGGCAGCGTTGAGCCAGGGAGCATATTGTCAGCCGGTGCCCCACGGAGTTTGGCAATGCCAAAATCAAGTACCTTGACGTTATAGCCATCGCGTCCATCGGGTTCGAGCCAGATATTGTCGGGCTTTAAATCGCGATGGACGATGCCGTACTGGTGAGCGCGCTCAATGGCGAGACAGATTTGTTCCACCACATCAACCACCACGTTCACCGGGAGCTGGTGTTTGAAATTCAAAACTTCAGTCAGGGTGCTGCCGTCGAGGTATTCCATCACCAGATAGGCAATTTGGGTTGTCCCGACCAGCGTGAACCCAAAATCAGTGACATTGACAATATTGGGGTGGCGCAACCGTCCAGCGGCCTTGGCTTCACGGCGAAATCGCTCGATGAACTCTTCGTTGGCCATAAACTCTGGAGCGATGACTTTGAGAGCCACGGTTCGTTCAGTTCCCAGGTGGGTAGCCAGAAACACCGCGCCCATCCCGCCCTGGCCGAGCATCTTCTCTATCAGGTATTTCCCATCGAGCGTCAGCCCGAGCAAATCTTTCAGACTCCGCATAGTGTGTCCCCAGATGTGATGGATGGCGCCCAGGAGTAGGCATCAATCCGAGCAACTCTAAGCAAATCTGTGGGATGTGGCAATTTAAAATTGAATTTAATTTCTTTGGCCTGTTGATTGCTTGTGGAAAAGCAGCATGTACGACAAGAGTCCAGGTTGATTCTGAAGCGGCAGCCTTGATTTGGAATTTCCAAACGGGGGTGACGTCAAAATTCACGGGGACCCTTGACCTGATGCAAAAATCTTTCATTTACAGAGGTGCTGATTCAATGAATCCAGTATTGCAACAAGGCAGCTTCGGAGTAGATGTGTTGAGGTTAAAGGAATTACTCAACAAACAATTAAATCCTGCACAGAAGCTTTCCTTTTCTCTTATCTTTGATGAGAAGACAACTTTTGCTGTGATGACGATCCAGTCAAAATTTGGATTGAGAGTGAATGGTGTTGTGACCTCTGAAGTATGGGAATGTTTAATAAATGGACACCCAACAGTGGAAGAGTCGCTCCCGTTCAGGTGGTTCAACTATTACGAGACACCCTGGATGGCTTATGCGCTACCTGAACAAGGACAGAAAGCAATTGACGGAAAAAGTCACAATCCACGGGTCGTTGAATATCACAGTACAACGACTTATCGGGCAACCAGGGATGAGACTGCCTGGTGTTCAGCATTTGTAAACTGGTGTCTTACAAAGGCTGGGATTCAAGGAACAAACAATGCGGGAGCAGAAAGCTGGTTGTCCTGGGGGAAAGAGACGTATCCGCGAGTTGGGGCAATTACAGTAGTTCAAAGAATGAATGACCGCTATCATGTTGCTTTTTATCAAGGGAAATGCCCAGGAGGGATTTGGATTTTTGGAGGAAACCAAAAACATACAGTCAAATCGTCGCCATATATTGAAGGCAAGAATTATCGCTGGGTCAAATACCGCTGGCCAAAATAAGGTAAAATAGTGCTCCATACTCTACACGGGGATGGTAGTAAAGTTATTAATTTCAATGAGATAAATATAAGACTCAGAAGGTGAAAACGCTAAATCTGAGGATAACACAATGAAGCCAATGAGAATCATAAGTTGCTTGATATTATTATTGACAAATGGGCTGTTGCATTTAACTTGGGCGCAGGAAAAGCGACAAACAAGTATTCAAGTTAAACAAAAATCTCGTTTAGCCAAATCAGTTTCTCAGACTCAATCATTTCATGAATTCTGGAGAGAATTCCGGGAAGCTGTTATTACTCAAAACAAAGAAAAAGTTGTTGATCTGACCCTTTTCCCTCTGGAAATAAGTGGTGAGTTCGATTCTGACCCGCATCATTTTGTGAGAAGACCTCAGTTCATCAAACTTGAATTTTACCGGATATTTATAAAAGCAGATTTTGAAGGAGAACGAGAATTGATTGAACACGTAAAAGCAAACCCGACTGTCTCTGCTTCTGAGGAAGAGATAAACAATGGGTTTGTTAGTTTTTACAATCTTGAGTTTAGGCAGGTCCAAGGAAAGTGGAGACTGGTAAATGTTTACCAATCTGAGTAGTTGGTAACTGGGGTAGTGTTCCAAAACTGTTGAAGTTCAAAAAAACAAGTTTGAGTAATTTTTCTGAATAGCAATAAGATCAACTCCTTGCAGTCAGTACTGACAAATCGGAAAAGACATTTTCAACAGAATCAGAACACTACCGGTTTCCTGGTTGGGTAGTTCAAGCATAGCGTCAGCCAGCGGCTCATCCGACGGATCCCGAACCTGGCCTTTCAACATGCGAACCGTGCCAATGTGGCCAAATTCATGGAGTTCACTACTGTAAACCACTCTGTTCCCAATAAAGAGACAGAGAATCATTCCACCAATCCACAACCATTTCATTAGATGACTCCTTTCCCTTTCAATTCAATCAGATATTCCTCGCTTAACCCCAGCATTTCACGGTACACAAAATCATTGTCCTGCCCAAGTTTGCGCCCGGCCCAGTTGATGTGGCCCGGCGTTTCTGACAGCCGAAACATCACGTTTTGCATTTTGACTTCGCCAAGCTCTTCGTCGGGAATGGTCGTGATGGTGTCGCGAAATTGAAACTGCGGGTCGGTCATAATGTGCCGGATGTCATACACTGGAGCAATCGCGGCTTCGGCGGCTTCAAACGCGGCCATTACTTCGTCAAGCGTATGGCGGGCAATCCAGCCACCAACCATCGAATCCAGCAAATCACTATGTCTGGCACGTTCAACACCAGAGGCAAACCAGGGTTCTTCGATGACTTCCGGATGCCCAACCAGCCGCATTACCCGTTCGACAATGTTTTGTGAAGAGGTTGAAACCGCAACCCACCGCTCATCTTTGGTTTGGTAGGTGTTGCGCGGGGCATTGTTCATCGAGCGATTACCAAGCCGAGGTGGAACCAACCCAAGCTGGTCAAACCACGTCG carries:
- a CDS encoding serine/threonine protein kinase, with protein sequence MRSLKDLLGLTLDGKYLIEKMLGQGGMGAVFLATHLGTERTVALKVIAPEFMANEEFIERFRREAKAAGRLRHPNIVNVTDFGFTLVGTTQIAYLVMEYLDGSTLTEVLNFKHQLPVNVVVDVVEQICLAIERAHQYGIVHRDLKPDNIWLEPDGRDGYNVKVLDFGIAKLRGAPADNMLPGSTLPLAQLEIRDSTTFPNVTEEVSEAATFIKPTVQPVDAGGVVTERQLASAQTEAATMMQPAPAELSSSPLSFDSEGSTKIQPTGGSGTHGYASGSGARSSGSLLSTRHTGDSQITRLGSVMGTPMYMSPEQCRGEEVDTRSDLYSLGVIVYQMLTGEPPFRGDTSQLLVKHQTEPPPPFPKKPKVPKRIAKLVLSAMAKEPTQRPQSATAFASAFRARTEGFWSFVSQGVSLYNQYFRTFLWISVISHAPMILVGFLYLVFNINRWATMGPDAVKESKFFELLLGVGGIIHSFISCLFAPIVVQLLAVQVKKVSLRPLLMVLKKNIKPLLKTVVWYMGAMTLAGCLCFFPVLWAMVTFSFTIPVFLIEGYSGLAALKRSKELVNRLWFTVAGVMIVNALIAGFLLPAIGNQLAHSVIKVSPHYQEVYNQAVLPFFQTISSLFVSPIPQIASLIAYVRARQAGGETMKEISEQCRSRWEEVKNEE
- a CDS encoding TIGR02594 family protein, which translates into the protein MWQFKIEFNFFGLLIACGKAACTTRVQVDSEAAALIWNFQTGVTSKFTGTLDLMQKSFIYRGADSMNPVLQQGSFGVDVLRLKELLNKQLNPAQKLSFSLIFDEKTTFAVMTIQSKFGLRVNGVVTSEVWECLINGHPTVEESLPFRWFNYYETPWMAYALPEQGQKAIDGKSHNPRVVEYHSTTTYRATRDETAWCSAFVNWCLTKAGIQGTNNAGAESWLSWGKETYPRVGAITVVQRMNDRYHVAFYQGKCPGGIWIFGGNQKHTVKSSPYIEGKNYRWVKYRWPK